Proteins from a single region of Acidobacteriota bacterium:
- the lepA gene encoding translation elongation factor 4: MENVRNFCIIAHIDHGKSTLADRLIQRCGGVAEREFRDQILDSMDLERERGITIKSNTVTLSYRAQDGEEYILNLIDTPGHVDFSHEVRRSLMSCEGALLLVDASQGVEAQTVANLYLALEYDLELAPVINKIDLPSADIDRVNEEIAEDLGLDPFEAAHASAKTGQGIDDVLETIVRQLPAPKGQVDSPLQALIFDAQYDAYRGVVMLVRVKEGTLRPGATIRLMHTEKSYEVEEVGLLKLKRVKTKELTAGSVGYVIAGIKTVRDIAIGDTITDEQNPAAEPLPGYKEAKPVVFSSIYPMSTDDYEDLGRALDKLALNDAALTYEKDSSSALGFGYRCGFLGLLHLDVVQERLHREYDLALLLSAPSVEYHLTLENGEFHRIDNPALYPDPTSIQRAEEPFIKASIMMPERYVGAVMELCRERRGENTTFSYLSVGRVELTSELPLGEVMFDFYDRLKTVTQGYGSFDYEIIGYREARLVKVDILVNGEPVDALSQLVHEEKARGRALRYCEKLAETIPRQQFKIAIQGAIGGKVIARTTINAYRKDVTAKCYGGDISRKRKLLEKQKEGKKRMKMVGAVEIPQSAFVAVLKSDDN, encoded by the coding sequence GTGGAAAACGTACGCAACTTCTGCATCATTGCCCATATCGACCACGGCAAGTCGACCCTCGCGGATCGCCTGATCCAGCGCTGCGGCGGCGTCGCCGAGCGCGAGTTCCGGGACCAGATCCTCGACTCGATGGATCTCGAGCGCGAGCGGGGCATCACCATCAAGAGCAACACGGTCACCCTCAGCTACCGCGCCCAGGACGGCGAGGAGTACATCCTCAACCTGATCGACACGCCGGGCCACGTCGACTTCTCGCACGAGGTGCGCCGCTCGTTGATGTCCTGCGAGGGCGCGCTGCTGCTGGTGGACGCCTCTCAAGGGGTCGAGGCCCAGACCGTCGCCAACCTCTATCTCGCCCTCGAGTACGACCTCGAGCTGGCGCCGGTGATCAACAAGATCGATCTGCCGTCGGCGGACATCGACCGGGTCAACGAAGAGATCGCCGAAGACCTCGGTCTCGATCCCTTCGAGGCCGCCCACGCTTCGGCCAAGACCGGCCAGGGCATCGACGATGTGCTGGAGACCATCGTCCGTCAGCTACCGGCTCCCAAGGGGCAGGTCGACTCCCCCCTCCAGGCCCTGATCTTCGACGCCCAGTACGACGCCTATCGCGGCGTGGTGATGCTGGTGCGGGTCAAGGAAGGCACGCTGCGCCCAGGGGCCACCATCCGACTGATGCACACCGAGAAGAGCTACGAGGTCGAGGAGGTCGGCCTGCTCAAGCTCAAGCGGGTCAAGACCAAGGAGCTGACGGCGGGCTCCGTCGGCTACGTCATCGCCGGCATCAAGACCGTCCGGGACATCGCCATCGGCGACACCATCACGGACGAGCAGAACCCCGCCGCGGAGCCGCTGCCGGGCTACAAGGAGGCCAAGCCGGTGGTCTTCTCGTCGATCTACCCGATGTCGACGGACGATTACGAGGACCTCGGTCGGGCCCTCGACAAGCTGGCCCTCAACGATGCCGCCCTGACCTACGAGAAGGATTCCTCGAGCGCCCTCGGCTTCGGCTATCGCTGTGGCTTCCTCGGCCTGCTCCATCTCGACGTCGTCCAGGAACGGCTGCATCGCGAGTACGACCTCGCCCTGCTGCTCTCGGCACCCTCCGTGGAGTACCACCTGACCCTCGAGAACGGCGAGTTTCACCGCATCGACAACCCGGCCCTCTATCCCGACCCGACCAGCATTCAGCGCGCCGAGGAACCTTTCATCAAGGCTTCGATCATGATGCCCGAGCGCTACGTCGGCGCGGTCATGGAGCTCTGCCGCGAGCGTCGGGGCGAGAACACCACCTTCTCCTATCTCTCGGTGGGTCGCGTCGAGCTGACCTCGGAGCTGCCCCTCGGCGAAGTGATGTTCGACTTCTACGACCGCCTGAAGACGGTCACCCAGGGTTACGGCTCCTTCGACTACGAGATCATCGGCTACCGCGAAGCGCGGCTGGTCAAGGTCGACATCCTGGTCAATGGCGAGCCGGTCGATGCCCTCTCCCAGCTGGTCCACGAGGAGAAGGCCCGAGGCCGGGCCCTGCGCTACTGCGAAAAGCTCGCCGAGACCATCCCGCGACAACAGTTCAAGATCGCCATCCAGGGCGCCATCGGTGGCAAGGTGATCGCCCGTACCACCATCAATGCCTACCGCAAGGACGTCACCGCCAAGTGCTACGGCGGCGACATCAGCCGTAAGCGCAAGCTGCTCGAGAAGCAGAAGGAAGGCAAGAAGCGGATGAAGATGGTGGGCGCCGTCGAAATCCCCCAGTCGGCCTTCGTGGCAGTGCTCAAGAGCGACGACAACTAG